The following coding sequences are from one Nicotiana tabacum cultivar K326 chromosome 1, ASM71507v2, whole genome shotgun sequence window:
- the LOC142162812 gene encoding uncharacterized protein LOC142162812 has protein sequence MGPNTILIGNQSSGEGGDKTERPLKMAARKGNTQQRLQLEHKENGGRTWANMVEENKLATKGMELRFVPPTIINGEKFAELTHEDVKTENEKWKFALIGYMVGDTPTIAAMERYVAVQGNFETKPKIYYHNAGYFVINFSCEEDKSQLLCVGPHMMNNRPIILKPRTSDFNFDEEELKTILILVKLPNLPLSCWSPIALSKIGSGLGLPLYADDCTTNSTRISYATILVEIDVTRELSNIVKVKDPQGRMFEQALWYDWKPIYCPKCLQIGHKCQTEK, from the coding sequence ATGGGACCAAATACTATCTTAATTGGGAATCAATCTAGTGGAGAGGGAGGAGACAAAACAGAACGGCCTCTGAAGATGGCAGCTAGAAAAGGAAACACGCAACAGAGGCTGCAACTGGAGCATAAGGAAAATGGAGGAAGAACATGGGCAAATATGGTAGAGGAAAATAAATTGGCTACTAAGGGAATGGAGCTTCGATTTGTTCCACCAACAATAATAAATGGGGAGAAGTTTGCAGAATTAACACATGAAGATGTGAAAACTGAGAATGAGAAATGGAAGTTTGCATTAATTGGGTATATGGTTGGAGACACACCTACAATTGCAGCAATGGAAAGATATGTTGCAGTTCAAGGGAATTTTGAGACTAAACCAAAAATATATTATCACAATGCAGGATACTTTGTGATAAATTTCAGTTGTGAGGAAGACAAGAGTCAATTACTATGTGTAGGTCCTCATATGATGAACAATAGACCGATAATTTTGAAGCCTCGGACCAGTGATTTTAATTTTGATGAGGAAGAATTGAAAACTATTCTAATTTTGGTGAAACTACCAAACCTTCCATTAAGCTGTTGGAGTCCTATAGCTTTGAGCAAAATTGGAAGTGGGCTGGGTCTACCTTTGTATGCAGATGATTGTACTACTAATTCAACAAGAATTTCTTATGCTACAATACTTGTGGAAATAGATGTTACAAGAGAATTGTCAAACATTGTTAAGGTGAAGGACCCGCAAGGAAGAATGTTTGAACAAGCATTATGGTATGATTGGAAGCCGATTTACTGTCCTAAATGCTTACAAATAGGACACAAATGTCAAACAGAAAAGTAA
- the LOC142162811 gene encoding uncharacterized protein LOC142162811, protein MNKVVPNWKWYTNAGHGPRNRIWIAWKSEEIQFTVMDTSDQVIHGLVKTKTKEFQFSAVYGLHTVHTRREMWIKLRNLNAQITRSWLIMGDFNSIIDVEDRRYGSEVQAHETKDFKEFMEECKMNELPTVGRTYTWTNNYVYIRIDRAIVNADWMITMPPLQVQILDPHFLDHSPLRVEVEIPADSGRKPFKFFNYLADHPDFERTVHDNWARTKGKMIGVWQNLKTIRKEMKKLNARTKTSEMLHKVRTELE, encoded by the coding sequence ATGAATAAAGTTGTACCAAACTGGAAATGGTACACTAATGCAGGACATGGGCCAAGAAATAGAATATGGATAGCGTGGAAATCGGAGGAGATTCAGTTCACTGTCATGGATACATCAGATCAAGTGATCCATGGACTAGTGAAAACAAAGACAAAAGAGTTTCAATTTTCAGCTGTGTATGGGTTACACACAGTACACACTAGAAGGGAGATGTGGATTAAGCTAAGGAATTTGAATGCGCAAATAACAAGATCATGGCTGATCATGGGAGATTTCAATTCCATAATTGATGTTGAGGATAGAAGGTATGGAAGTGAAGTCCAAGCACATGAAACTAAGGACTTCAAAGAGTTCATGGAAGAATGCAAGATGAATGAATTGCCAACGGTCGGAAGGACATATACATGGACCAATAACTATGTGTATATTAGAATTGATCGAGCAATTGTTAACGCTGACTGGATGATTACTATGCCCCCTTTACAGGTTCAAATACTGGATCCTCATTTTTTAGATCACTCACCTTTGAGGGTTGAGGTAGAGATACCTGCTGATAGTGGGAGAAAACCTTTCAAGTTCTTCAACTACTTAGCTGACCACCCAGACTTTGAAAGAACAGTACATGACAATTGGGCAAGGACGAAGGGAAAGATGATTGGAGTATGGCAGAATTTGAAGACAattagaaaagaaatgaagaagctGAATGCAAGAACAAAGACCAGTGAGATGCTACACAAGGTCAGAACTGAACTAGAATAA